A single Bos mutus isolate GX-2022 chromosome 25, NWIPB_WYAK_1.1, whole genome shotgun sequence DNA region contains:
- the NAT16 gene encoding LOW QUALITY PROTEIN: probable N-acetyltransferase 16 (The sequence of the model RefSeq protein was modified relative to this genomic sequence to represent the inferred CDS: inserted 5 bases in 3 codons; deleted 2 bases in 2 codons; substituted 2 bases at 2 genomic stop codons): MKLEASSDGATSEVSKPKKDMEPDAEVCSEIPGGQVPGSKPSSGSGPEAEAGPLDFIVATEREFEEVLAVLAGSRIPTTEQCRPSATEEQCVRRGESFERRAPSESKPPHTQWPRSQIERESVHRIDAGETPLAEGLRVASPERCKRVARLLEPFCSQLVRDSTWGIKVAQLTRDDQLGPQELKKFRLITKQNKGGILLVQFNSXALLXASGVFSQLPGEAVWKAGSDLARLLLSPSLQRDXEKPSQEWPPYWPSESNLRLLAAKGLKWRMDSRAQPRVLTLCMRPFHIPHRGDSTWRYLRIDAFSSDGAQRQSQLLXHLQLQSPXFSLNVVCQLFPAPQLWSQLVADFHQADWGLALVKGYTEQYLLEADN, translated from the exons ATGAAGCTGGAAGCCAGCAGTGATGGAGCCACCTCAGAGGTTTCTAAGCCCAAAAAAGACATGGAGCCAGATGCAGAGGTATGCTCAGAGATCCCAGGAGGCCAGG TCCCTGGGTCCAAGCCCAGTTCTGGATCGGGGCCTGAGGCCGAGGCCGGCCCTTTGGACTTCATAGTGGCCACAGAAAGGGAATTTGAAGAGGTGTTGGCCgtcttgg CTGGCTCTAGGATCCCGACCACAGAGCAGTGCCGGCCAAGTGCAACAGAGGAACAG TGTGTGAGAAGAGGCGAGTCCTTTGAACGGAGAGCCCCGTCGGAGAGCaaacccccacacacacaatggCCTCGGTCGCAGATCGAGAGGGAGTCGGTACACCGGATCGACGCTGGGGAGACGCCGCTGGCGGAGGGACTGCGC GTGGCGTCCCCGGAGCGCTGCAAGAGGGTGGCCCGGCTGCTAGAGCCCTTCTGTTCGCAGCTGGTAAGAGACAGCACCTGGGGGATCAAAGTGGCACAACTCACCAGGGACGATCAGCTAGGGCCCCAGGAGCTGAAGAAATTCCGCCTAATTACCAAGCAGAACAAAGGA GGCATCCTTTTGGTCCAATTCAACTCGTAGGCGCTGCT GGCCTCCGGCGTCTTCTCgcagctgcctggggaggccgTGTGGAAGGCTGGCAGCGACCTGGCACGCCTTCTGCTGTCGCCCTCCTTGCAGCGTG AGGAGAAACCATCCCAGGAGTGGCCGCCCTACTGGCCGAGTGAGAGTAACCTGCGCCTCCTGGCGGCCAAAGGCCTGAAGTGGCGCATGGACAGCCGCGCGCAACCGCGC GTGCTCACGCTGTGCATGCGCCCTTTCCACATCCCGCACCGCGGCGACAGCACGTGGCGCTACCTCCGCATCGATGCCTTCAGCAGCGACGGTGCGCAGAGGCAGAGCCAGCTTCTGTAGCATCTGCAGCTCCAGAGCCC TTTCAGTCTCAACGTCGTGTGCCAACTCTTCCCTGCGCCCCAGTTGTGGTCACAACTGGTGGCTGACTTCCACCAGGCTGACTGGGGGCTTGCACTGGTCAAGGGCTATACTGAACAGTACTTGCTGGAGGCCGACAACTAA